Proteins from a genomic interval of Streptomyces sp. NBC_01445:
- a CDS encoding alpha-1,4-glucan--maltose-1-phosphate maltosyltransferase — protein MNPGTVTGRVPIVDVLPAVDCGRRPAKAVPGETFEVSATLFGEGHAAVSANVVLRGPDGRPGPWTPMRELSPGSDRWGADVTPTAVGNWTYSVEAWGDPVSSWRRAAGIKVPAGIDTELILEEGAALHERAAAGVPEGAGRNAVLAAVDALRDEDRPPAARRAAALAPDVTAALAEHPLRENISRSAPLPLLVERERALYGAWYEMFPRSEGAVVREGERPVSGTFRTAAERLPAVAAMGFDVVYLPPIHPIGTTFRKGPNNSLSADPWDVGVPWAVGSPEGGHDAIHPDLGTLDDFDAFVRRAGELDLEIALDFALQCSPDHPWVEKHPEWFEHRSDGTIAYAENPPKKYQDIYPIAFDQDMLGLIEETSRVLRFWMRHGVRVFRVDNPHTKPVMFWERVISDINRSDPDVVFLAEAFTRPPIMRALAKAGFQQSYTYFTWRDTKQELTEYLTELSRDTAAYMRPNLFVNTPDILPRYLQKGGRRAFEVRAVLAATLSPTWGVYAGYELCENTPVREGSEEYLHSEKYELRPRDWESAEREGRSIAPLITTLNRVRRNHSALRLLRNLHFHRTDNDALIAYSKRSGPDTVVVVVNLDPHHTQEATVSLDMPQLGLDAHASVPVHDELTGETYQWGRTNFVRLEPGRAPAHILTVLRPSSPPTGGSPTT, from the coding sequence ATGAACCCAGGCACGGTGACGGGCCGCGTCCCGATCGTGGACGTCCTCCCGGCCGTCGACTGCGGCAGGCGTCCGGCGAAGGCGGTCCCGGGCGAGACGTTCGAGGTCTCCGCCACGCTCTTCGGCGAGGGCCATGCCGCCGTCTCCGCCAATGTCGTGCTGCGCGGCCCCGACGGCCGGCCGGGCCCGTGGACCCCGATGCGTGAACTGTCCCCGGGCAGCGACCGCTGGGGCGCCGACGTCACTCCGACGGCCGTGGGCAACTGGACGTACTCGGTGGAGGCGTGGGGCGATCCCGTGTCCTCGTGGCGCCGGGCCGCCGGCATCAAGGTCCCGGCCGGGATCGACACGGAGCTGATCCTGGAGGAGGGCGCCGCGCTGCACGAGCGTGCCGCCGCCGGCGTTCCGGAAGGCGCGGGACGCAACGCGGTCCTCGCGGCCGTGGACGCGCTCCGCGACGAGGACCGGCCTCCCGCCGCCCGCCGCGCGGCGGCCCTCGCGCCGGACGTGACCGCCGCGCTGGCGGAGCATCCGCTGCGCGAAAACATCTCCCGCTCGGCGCCCCTGCCGCTGCTCGTCGAGCGCGAACGGGCGCTGTACGGGGCCTGGTACGAGATGTTCCCGCGCTCCGAGGGCGCCGTGGTCCGCGAGGGCGAACGCCCGGTGAGCGGCACGTTCCGCACGGCGGCCGAGCGCCTTCCCGCCGTCGCCGCCATGGGTTTCGACGTGGTCTATCTGCCGCCGATCCACCCCATCGGCACCACCTTCCGCAAGGGGCCGAACAACAGCCTGTCGGCCGATCCGTGGGATGTCGGAGTGCCGTGGGCGGTCGGCTCGCCCGAAGGCGGTCACGACGCGATCCACCCGGACCTCGGCACGCTCGACGACTTCGACGCGTTCGTGCGCCGGGCCGGGGAACTCGATCTGGAGATCGCGCTCGACTTCGCCCTCCAGTGCTCCCCGGACCACCCGTGGGTGGAGAAGCACCCGGAGTGGTTCGAGCACAGATCCGACGGCACGATCGCGTACGCGGAGAACCCGCCGAAGAAGTACCAGGACATCTACCCGATCGCGTTCGACCAGGACATGCTGGGGCTGATCGAGGAGACCTCCCGGGTCCTGCGCTTCTGGATGCGTCACGGGGTCCGCGTCTTCCGCGTCGACAACCCGCACACCAAGCCCGTCATGTTCTGGGAGCGGGTGATCTCCGACATCAACCGCAGCGACCCGGACGTCGTGTTCCTCGCCGAGGCCTTCACCCGGCCCCCGATCATGCGGGCGCTCGCCAAGGCCGGTTTCCAGCAGTCGTACACGTACTTCACCTGGCGCGACACGAAGCAGGAGCTCACCGAGTACCTCACGGAGCTCTCCCGGGACACGGCCGCCTACATGCGTCCCAACCTGTTCGTGAACACACCCGACATCCTGCCCCGCTACCTCCAGAAGGGCGGCCGCCGCGCCTTCGAGGTGCGCGCCGTGCTCGCGGCCACACTCTCCCCGACCTGGGGGGTGTACGCCGGATACGAGCTGTGCGAGAACACCCCGGTCCGCGAGGGCAGCGAGGAGTACCTCCACTCGGAGAAGTACGAACTGCGGCCGCGCGACTGGGAGTCGGCCGAGCGCGAAGGGCGCTCCATCGCCCCGCTCATCACCACCCTGAACCGCGTCAGGCGGAACCACAGCGCCCTGCGCCTGCTCAGGAATCTCCACTTCCACCGGACCGACAACGACGCGCTGATCGCGTACAGCAAGCGCTCGGGCCCCGACACGGTCGTGGTGGTCGTCAACCTCGACCCCCACCACACCCAGGAGGCGACGGTTTCTCTGGACATGCCTCAGCTCGGACTCGACGCGCACGCGAGCGTGCCGGTCCACGACGAGCTGACCGGCGAGACATACCAATGGGGCAGGACGAACTTTGTGCGCCTGGAACCGGGCCGCGCGCCCGCGCACATCCTCACCGTCCTGCGACCGTCCTCACCGCCCACCGGAGGGTCACCCACCACATGA
- the glgX gene encoding glycogen debranching protein GlgX, protein MLTWTGRPYPLGAAFDGDGTNFALFTEVAERVDLVLLHDDGTHDTVTMTEVDGFVWHCYLPAVGPGQRYGYRVHGPWDPAAGHRCNPAKLLLDPYATAIDGQMDNDPSLFERTAGGPTPADSASHTLVAVVTDSAFDWGNDRPPLRPYADTVIYEAHVRGLTRTHPKVPAKLRGTYAGLAHPAVIEHLTSLGVTAVELMPVHQFAQDGFLRDQGLSNYWGYSTIGFFAPHNAYAARGSRGGQVSEFKSMVKALHAAGLEVILDVVYNHTAEGNENGPTLSFRGIDNASYYRLVDGDPAHYYDTTGTGNSLLMRHPSVLQLIMDSLRYWVTEMHVDGFRFDLAATLARQFHEVDRLSAFFDLIQQDPVIGRVKLIAEPWDVGEGGYQVGKFPPQWSEWNGKYRDSVRDFWRSGENTLAEFASRLTGSSDLYQHDSRRPRASVNFVTAHDGFTLRDLVSYNGKRNEANGENNRDGESTNRSWNCGAEGPTDDEGVLELRGRQQRNLLATLLLSQGIPMLAHGDELGRTQQGNNNAFCQDNEISWIDWRLNDDQRELMEFTRRTIALRAAHPVLRRRRFFRGDTHTHEGQPLPDLVWLRPDAREMTDDDWQRGDAHSVAVFLNGDAIAEPTPYGRPVVDDSFLLLLNSYWKPVRFRLPDATYGERWTTRIDTTDPRGVADEMEHKPGTDVLVEARSLILLSREAGTAPGAED, encoded by the coding sequence ATGCTCACCTGGACCGGACGCCCCTATCCCCTCGGCGCGGCATTCGACGGCGACGGAACGAACTTCGCCCTGTTCACGGAGGTCGCCGAGCGCGTCGACCTCGTCCTCCTCCACGACGACGGCACCCACGACACGGTCACCATGACCGAGGTCGACGGCTTCGTATGGCACTGCTATCTGCCCGCCGTCGGCCCCGGCCAGCGCTACGGTTACCGCGTGCACGGCCCGTGGGACCCGGCGGCGGGCCATCGCTGCAACCCCGCGAAGCTGCTCCTCGACCCGTACGCCACGGCCATCGACGGACAGATGGACAACGACCCGTCACTCTTCGAGCGGACGGCCGGCGGACCGACCCCGGCCGACAGCGCGTCGCACACCCTCGTCGCCGTGGTGACCGACAGCGCCTTCGACTGGGGCAACGACCGCCCGCCCCTGCGCCCGTACGCCGACACCGTCATCTACGAGGCCCACGTACGCGGCCTGACCCGCACCCACCCCAAGGTCCCGGCGAAACTGCGCGGCACCTACGCGGGCCTCGCGCACCCGGCGGTCATCGAGCACCTGACCTCGCTGGGCGTGACCGCGGTGGAGCTGATGCCGGTGCACCAGTTCGCGCAGGACGGCTTCCTGCGTGACCAGGGCCTGTCGAACTACTGGGGCTACAGCACGATCGGCTTCTTCGCCCCGCACAACGCGTATGCCGCCCGGGGCAGCCGCGGCGGGCAGGTCTCCGAGTTCAAGTCGATGGTGAAGGCGCTGCACGCGGCCGGCCTCGAAGTGATCCTCGACGTCGTCTACAACCACACGGCGGAAGGCAACGAGAACGGCCCGACGCTCTCCTTCCGCGGCATCGACAACGCGTCCTACTACCGGCTCGTCGACGGAGACCCTGCGCACTACTACGACACCACCGGCACCGGGAACAGCCTGCTGATGCGGCACCCCAGCGTGCTCCAGCTCATCATGGACTCCCTGCGGTACTGGGTCACCGAGATGCACGTCGACGGCTTCCGGTTCGACCTCGCGGCGACGTTGGCCCGGCAGTTCCACGAGGTGGACCGGCTCTCCGCGTTCTTCGACCTGATCCAGCAGGACCCGGTGATCGGCCGCGTCAAGCTCATCGCCGAGCCGTGGGACGTCGGCGAGGGCGGCTACCAGGTCGGCAAGTTCCCGCCCCAGTGGTCGGAGTGGAACGGCAAGTACCGCGACTCCGTAAGGGACTTCTGGCGCTCCGGCGAGAACACCCTCGCCGAGTTCGCCTCCCGGCTCACCGGCTCCTCCGACCTCTACCAGCACGACAGCCGCCGCCCGCGCGCCAGCGTCAACTTCGTCACCGCCCACGACGGATTCACGCTGCGCGACCTGGTCTCGTACAACGGCAAGCGCAACGAGGCCAACGGCGAGAACAACCGGGACGGCGAGAGCACCAACCGGTCGTGGAACTGCGGTGCCGAGGGGCCCACCGACGACGAAGGCGTGCTCGAACTGCGTGGCCGGCAGCAGCGCAATCTCCTCGCCACGCTGCTGCTCTCCCAGGGCATCCCCATGCTCGCCCACGGCGACGAACTGGGCCGCACCCAGCAGGGCAACAACAACGCCTTCTGCCAGGACAACGAGATCTCCTGGATCGACTGGCGCCTGAACGACGACCAGCGCGAACTGATGGAGTTCACCCGGCGCACCATCGCCCTGCGCGCCGCCCACCCGGTGCTGCGCCGCCGCCGCTTCTTCCGCGGCGACACGCACACCCACGAGGGTCAGCCCCTGCCCGACCTCGTGTGGCTGCGCCCGGACGCGCGCGAGATGACGGACGACGACTGGCAGCGCGGCGACGCCCACTCGGTCGCCGTGTTCCTCAACGGCGACGCCATCGCCGAGCCCACTCCGTACGGGCGGCCGGTGGTCGACGACTCTTTCCTGCTGCTCCTCAACAGCTACTGGAAGCCGGTCCGCTTCCGCCTCCCGGACGCCACCTACGGCGAGCGGTGGACCACCCGGATCGACACCACCGACCCGCGAGGTGTCGCGGACGAGATGGAACACAAGCCGGGCACCGATGTGCTGGTCGAGGCCCGCAGCCTGATCCTGCTGTCCCGGGAGGCCGGGACGGCACCCGGCGCGGAGGACTGA
- the treS gene encoding maltose alpha-D-glucosyltransferase: MIVNKPVQDKFEDTPTKDRDPDWFKRAVFYEVLVRSFQDSNGDGVGDLKGITSRLDYLQWLGVDCLWLPPFFKSPLRDGGYDVSDYTAVLPEFGNLADFVEFVDAAHQRGMRLIIDFVMNHTSDQHPWFQESRKDPDGPYGDYYVWADDDKSYEDARIIFVDTEASNWTFDPVRQQYYWHRFFSHQPDLNYENPRVQEEILAALRFWLDLGIDGFRLDAVPYLYAEEGTNCENLPASHAFLKRVRAEVDAHYPDTVLLAEANQWPEDVVDYFGDYASGGDECHMAFHFPVMPRIFMAVRRESRYPVSEILAKTPAIPSSCQWGIFLRNHDELTLEMVTDEERDYMYAEYAKDPRMRANIGIRRRLAPLLDNDRNQIELFTALLLSLPGSPILYYGDEIGMGDNIWLGDRDAVRTPMQWTPDRNAGFSSCDPGRLSLPTIMDPVYGYQVTNVEASMSSPSSLLHWTRRMIEIRKQNEAFGLGSYTELPSSNPAVIAFLREYKDDLVLCVHNFSRFAQPTELDLQAFDGRHPVELIGGVRFPAIGRLPYLLTLAGHGFYWFRLRKEAVSATW; the protein is encoded by the coding sequence ATGATCGTCAACAAGCCCGTCCAGGACAAATTCGAGGACACCCCCACCAAGGACAGGGATCCCGACTGGTTCAAACGTGCCGTCTTCTACGAGGTCCTCGTCCGCTCCTTCCAGGACAGCAACGGCGACGGAGTCGGCGACCTCAAGGGCATCACGTCCAGGCTGGACTACCTCCAATGGCTGGGCGTCGACTGCCTCTGGCTGCCGCCGTTCTTCAAGTCACCACTGAGGGACGGCGGTTACGACGTCTCCGACTACACGGCGGTCCTGCCCGAGTTCGGCAATCTCGCGGACTTCGTTGAGTTCGTCGACGCCGCGCACCAGCGCGGGATGCGCCTGATCATCGACTTCGTCATGAACCACACGAGCGACCAGCACCCGTGGTTCCAGGAGTCCCGCAAGGACCCCGACGGGCCGTACGGCGACTACTACGTCTGGGCCGACGACGACAAGAGTTACGAGGACGCGCGGATCATCTTCGTCGACACCGAGGCGTCGAACTGGACCTTCGACCCGGTGCGCCAGCAGTACTACTGGCACCGCTTCTTCTCGCACCAGCCGGATCTCAACTACGAGAACCCGCGCGTCCAGGAGGAGATTCTCGCCGCGCTGCGCTTCTGGCTGGATCTCGGCATCGACGGCTTCCGGCTCGACGCGGTGCCCTACCTCTACGCCGAGGAAGGGACCAACTGCGAGAACCTCCCCGCGTCCCACGCCTTCCTCAAGCGCGTACGGGCCGAGGTCGACGCGCACTACCCGGACACGGTCCTGCTCGCCGAGGCCAACCAGTGGCCCGAGGACGTGGTCGACTACTTCGGCGACTACGCCTCCGGCGGCGACGAGTGCCACATGGCGTTCCACTTCCCCGTCATGCCACGGATCTTCATGGCCGTGCGCAGGGAGTCGCGCTACCCGGTCTCGGAAATTCTCGCCAAAACCCCTGCCATTCCGTCGAGTTGCCAGTGGGGCATCTTCCTGCGCAACCACGACGAGCTCACGCTCGAAATGGTCACCGACGAAGAACGCGACTACATGTACGCGGAGTACGCCAAGGACCCGCGGATGCGCGCCAACATCGGCATCCGCCGCCGCCTCGCACCCCTCCTCGACAACGACCGCAACCAGATCGAACTCTTCACCGCCCTGCTGCTCTCCCTGCCCGGCTCGCCGATCCTCTACTACGGCGACGAGATCGGCATGGGCGACAACATCTGGCTCGGCGACCGCGACGCGGTCCGCACGCCGATGCAGTGGACCCCCGACCGCAACGCCGGCTTCTCGTCCTGCGACCCCGGCCGCCTCTCGCTCCCCACGATCATGGACCCGGTCTACGGCTACCAGGTCACCAACGTCGAGGCATCCATGTCGTCCCCGTCCTCGCTGCTCCACTGGACCCGACGCATGATCGAGATCCGCAAGCAGAACGAGGCCTTCGGCCTCGGCTCGTACACCGAACTCCCCTCGTCCAACCCGGCCGTGATCGCGTTCCTGCGCGAATACAAGGACGACCTCGTCCTGTGCGTGCACAACTTCTCGCGCTTCGCCCAGCCCACCGAACTCGACCTCCAGGCCTTCGACGGCCGGCACCCGGTCGAGCTCATCGGCGGGGTGCGCTTCCCCGCCATCGGCCGGCTCCCGTACCTGCTGACCCTCGCGGGCCACGGCTTCTACTGGTTCCGGCTCCGTAAGGAAGCCGTCAGCGCCACGTGGTGA
- a CDS encoding pep a2 yields MNTAVPCYYHLDVEVSSERVGQVRRILAAHLRYWKLDMLVDPVCRGVEVLLHTIDEHATDKNTAVEMWWNGQHLITAVSDHERDLPGPHYAPKEGCLAEIAALSDGWGGCATATGKIIWFSRRARLGERAPLLPVGPPPRISEALEMPREVPVPAFAGSAVADPLVAAAPAARARGPELSVPRRVVRPTPVM; encoded by the coding sequence ATGAATACAGCAGTGCCCTGCTACTACCACCTCGACGTCGAGGTCAGCTCGGAGCGTGTAGGGCAGGTCAGGCGCATCCTGGCCGCCCACCTCCGGTACTGGAAGCTGGACATGCTCGTCGACCCCGTCTGCCGCGGCGTCGAGGTGTTGCTTCACACGATCGACGAGCACGCCACGGACAAGAACACCGCCGTTGAGATGTGGTGGAACGGCCAGCATTTGATCACCGCGGTGTCCGACCACGAGCGTGACCTGCCGGGCCCGCACTACGCCCCGAAGGAGGGATGCCTCGCGGAGATTGCCGCGCTGAGCGACGGCTGGGGCGGCTGCGCCACCGCCACGGGAAAGATCATCTGGTTCTCGCGCCGTGCCCGTCTCGGAGAGCGCGCCCCGCTGCTCCCGGTCGGACCCCCGCCGCGCATCAGCGAAGCGCTCGAGATGCCGCGCGAGGTGCCTGTCCCGGCGTTCGCGGGGTCAGCGGTCGCGGATCCGCTCGTGGCCGCCGCCCCGGCGGCCCGTGCGCGCGGGCCCGAACTGTCCGTCCCACGCAGGGTGGTACGCCCGACGCCGGTGATGTGA
- a CDS encoding alpha-mannosidase: MHDDRTLVEARLKRVLDERIRPAVYPESVPLEIAVWNAPGEPVPVEEGLAATPEPIAVGARWGAPWATCWFRVTGTVPEAWAGRTVEAILDLGFDENMPGFQCEGLVYRPDGTPVKGLNPRNQWVRVGAPVEGGEEVRLHIEAASNPVILDYHPFLPTQLGDKETAGSEPQYTLARMDLAVLDETVWQLVMDLEVLGELMAELPVESARRYDILRAVERALDAVDLQDVNGTAAAARERLTGVLATPAVPSAHRISAVGHAHIDSAWLWPLRETVRKVARTTSNMTALLEDEPDFVFAMSQAQQWAWVKEHRPEVWARVKKAVADGRFVPAGGMWVESDTNMPGSEAMARQFVHGKRFFLDEFGIENDEAWLPDTFGFAAGLPQIIKAAGSKWLLTQKISWSQTNKFPHHTFQWEGIDGTRIFTHFPPVDTYNCSMKGSEIAHAAKNFKDKGVARHSLAPTGWGDGGGGTTREMVAKAARLRDLEGSATVVWETPEEFFKKAEAEYPNPPVWVGELYLELHRATLTSQARTKQGNRRSEHLLREAELWAATAAVRAGFPYPYEELDRIWKTVLLHQFHDILPGSSIAWVHREARRTYERVAEELNGIIGAAQRALAGEGSGTLVFNSAPHTRDGVPAGGARNPVIEGEAAIASRAAGGFVLDNGLLRVEIDDRGLVVSAYDLVAGRETVAPGRAANLLQIHPDFPNMWDAWDVDEFYRNTVTDLVDADEVAPGEGASVRIVRSFGDSRVTQVVSLTAGERRLGIDTEVDWHETEKFLKLAFPLDIHAERYASETQFGHFFRPTHTNTSWEAAKFEACNHRFVHVEEPGWGVSLVNDSTYGHDVTRTVRDSDSGTTTTVRVSLLRAPRFPDPETDQGVHRFRHALVPGAAIGDAVREGYRINLPERHVTGSGEVAPLVDVDQDAVVVTAVKLADDGSGDVVVRFHESRGGRVRATLTAGFEVAAAAATDLLERPLADAAAPERDGDRITLSLRPFELVTLRLKRA; encoded by the coding sequence ATGCATGACGACCGCACCCTGGTCGAAGCCCGTCTCAAGCGCGTCCTCGACGAGCGCATCCGACCCGCCGTGTACCCCGAGTCCGTGCCGCTGGAGATCGCGGTGTGGAACGCGCCGGGCGAGCCGGTGCCGGTCGAAGAAGGGCTCGCGGCGACGCCCGAGCCGATCGCGGTGGGCGCGCGCTGGGGCGCTCCGTGGGCCACCTGCTGGTTCCGCGTCACCGGGACCGTGCCCGAGGCCTGGGCGGGCCGGACCGTCGAGGCGATCCTCGACCTCGGCTTCGACGAGAACATGCCCGGCTTCCAGTGCGAGGGCCTGGTCTACCGCCCGGACGGTACTCCGGTGAAGGGCCTCAACCCACGCAACCAGTGGGTGCGCGTCGGCGCCCCGGTGGAGGGCGGCGAGGAGGTCCGCCTGCACATCGAGGCGGCGTCCAACCCGGTCATCCTCGACTACCACCCCTTCCTGCCGACGCAGTTGGGCGACAAGGAGACCGCGGGCAGCGAGCCGCAGTACACGCTGGCGCGGATGGATCTCGCGGTCCTCGACGAGACCGTTTGGCAGCTCGTCATGGATCTCGAAGTGCTCGGGGAGCTGATGGCCGAGCTGCCGGTGGAGTCCGCGCGGCGCTACGACATCCTGCGCGCCGTGGAGCGCGCCCTGGACGCGGTCGATCTCCAGGACGTGAACGGCACGGCGGCCGCCGCCCGCGAGCGGCTGACGGGCGTCCTGGCCACGCCCGCCGTACCGTCGGCACACCGCATCAGCGCCGTCGGCCACGCGCACATCGACTCGGCGTGGCTGTGGCCGCTGCGCGAGACGGTGCGCAAGGTGGCGCGGACGACGTCCAACATGACGGCGCTCCTGGAGGACGAGCCCGACTTCGTCTTCGCCATGTCGCAGGCCCAGCAGTGGGCGTGGGTCAAGGAGCACCGGCCCGAGGTGTGGGCGCGGGTGAAGAAGGCGGTCGCCGACGGGCGATTCGTGCCGGCGGGCGGCATGTGGGTGGAGTCGGACACCAACATGCCGGGCTCGGAGGCGATGGCCCGTCAGTTCGTGCACGGCAAGCGGTTCTTCCTCGACGAGTTCGGGATCGAGAACGACGAGGCGTGGCTGCCCGACACGTTCGGGTTCGCCGCGGGCCTTCCGCAGATCATCAAGGCCGCGGGCTCCAAGTGGCTGCTCACGCAGAAGATTTCGTGGTCGCAGACCAACAAGTTCCCCCACCACACGTTCCAGTGGGAGGGCATCGACGGCACCCGGATCTTCACGCACTTCCCGCCCGTGGACACGTACAACTGCTCCATGAAGGGCAGTGAGATCGCCCACGCAGCGAAGAACTTCAAGGACAAGGGGGTCGCCCGGCACTCGCTCGCGCCGACCGGCTGGGGTGACGGGGGCGGCGGCACGACGCGCGAGATGGTCGCGAAGGCGGCCCGTCTCCGTGACCTCGAAGGGTCCGCGACGGTGGTGTGGGAGACACCGGAGGAGTTCTTCAAGAAGGCCGAGGCGGAGTACCCGAACCCGCCCGTGTGGGTCGGCGAGCTCTACCTCGAACTCCACCGCGCCACGCTGACCTCCCAGGCCAGGACGAAGCAGGGCAACCGGCGCAGCGAGCACCTGCTGCGCGAGGCCGAGCTGTGGGCCGCGACCGCTGCGGTGCGGGCCGGATTCCCTTACCCGTACGAGGAGTTGGACCGGATCTGGAAGACGGTGCTGCTGCACCAGTTCCACGACATCCTGCCCGGCTCGTCGATCGCCTGGGTGCACCGCGAGGCGCGCAGGACATACGAGCGGGTCGCGGAGGAGCTGAACGGCATCATCGGCGCGGCCCAACGCGCCCTGGCCGGTGAGGGCTCGGGGACGCTCGTCTTCAACTCGGCGCCGCACACCCGCGACGGCGTGCCCGCGGGCGGCGCCCGTAACCCGGTCATCGAGGGCGAGGCCGCGATCGCTTCGCGCGCGGCGGGCGGGTTCGTCCTGGACAACGGGCTGTTGAGGGTGGAGATCGACGACCGGGGCCTGGTCGTGTCCGCGTACGACCTCGTCGCGGGTCGCGAGACCGTGGCGCCGGGCCGGGCCGCGAACCTGCTACAGATCCACCCGGACTTCCCGAACATGTGGGACGCGTGGGACGTCGACGAGTTCTACCGCAATACCGTGACGGATCTCGTGGACGCCGACGAGGTGGCCCCCGGTGAGGGCGCGTCGGTGCGCATCGTGCGCAGCTTCGGAGACTCGCGTGTCACGCAGGTCGTCTCGCTGACGGCGGGTGAGCGGCGGCTCGGCATCGACACGGAGGTCGACTGGCACGAGACGGAGAAGTTCCTGAAGCTGGCGTTCCCGCTGGACATCCACGCCGAGCGGTACGCGTCCGAGACGCAGTTCGGGCACTTCTTCCGGCCCACGCACACCAACACCAGCTGGGAGGCGGCCAAGTTCGAGGCGTGCAACCACCGGTTCGTGCACGTCGAGGAGCCCGGCTGGGGCGTCTCGCTCGTCAACGACTCGACGTACGGCCATGACGTGACGCGGACCGTGCGGGACAGCGACTCGGGCACGACGACCACCGTCCGTGTCTCGCTGCTGCGCGCGCCGCGCTTCCCCGACCCCGAGACCGACCAGGGTGTGCACCGCTTCCGGCATGCGCTGGTGCCGGGCGCGGCGATCGGGGACGCGGTCCGCGAGGGCTACCGGATCAACCTGCCGGAGCGGCACGTGACCGGATCCGGCGAGGTCGCTCCGCTGGTGGACGTCGACCAGGACGCGGTCGTCGTGACGGCGGTCAAGCTGGCCGACGACGGCAGCGGCGACGTGGTGGTCCGCTTCCACGAGTCCCGCGGCGGCCGGGTGCGCGCCACGCTCACGGCGGGCTTCGAGGTCGCGGCCGCGGCGGCGACGGACCTCCTGGAGCGTCCGCTCGCCGACGCGGCGGCCCCGGAGCGCGACGGCGACCGGATCACACTGTCGCTGCGCCCCTTCGAGCTGGTGACGCTGCGTCTGAAGCGGGCCTGA
- a CDS encoding DUF5133 domain-containing protein, with protein MLLPTKTEVASHLAQYRAWERLRLAAPADRQVRAHFEDTAYTLCVLMGKRCGREAADAAEHYLRPSVEHPPMAAPPLAAPAVAVAALSGP; from the coding sequence ATGTTGCTGCCTACCAAGACCGAAGTCGCCAGTCATCTGGCGCAGTACCGCGCATGGGAACGCCTGCGGCTGGCGGCCCCCGCCGACCGCCAGGTGCGGGCCCACTTCGAGGACACGGCCTACACGTTGTGCGTGCTGATGGGAAAGCGCTGCGGGCGCGAGGCCGCCGACGCGGCCGAGCACTATCTCCGTCCCAGCGTGGAGCATCCGCCCATGGCCGCCCCGCCGCTCGCGGCGCCCGCGGTCGCCGTCGCCGCCCTCAGCGGGCCGTGA